One part of the Arabidopsis thaliana chromosome 1 sequence genome encodes these proteins:
- the ARF6 gene encoding auxin response factor 6 (auxin response factor 6 (ARF6); FUNCTIONS IN: sequence-specific DNA binding transcription factor activity; INVOLVED IN: flower development, response to auxin stimulus, regulation of transcription, DNA-dependent; LOCATED IN: nucleus; EXPRESSED IN: 28 plant structures; EXPRESSED DURING: 13 growth stages; CONTAINS InterPro DOMAIN/s: Aux/IAA-ARF-dimerisation (InterPro:IPR011525), Transcriptional factor B3 (InterPro:IPR003340), AUX/IAA protein (InterPro:IPR003311), Auxin response factor (InterPro:IPR010525); BEST Arabidopsis thaliana protein match is: auxin response factor 8 (TAIR:AT5G37020.1); Has 35333 Blast hits to 34131 proteins in 2444 species: Archae - 798; Bacteria - 22429; Metazoa - 974; Fungi - 991; Plants - 531; Viruses - 0; Other Eukaryotes - 9610 (source: NCBI BLink).): MRLSSAGFNPQPHEVTGEKRVLNSELWHACAGPLVSLPPVGSRVVYFPQGHSEQVAASTNKEVDAHIPNYPSLHPQLICQLHNVTMHADVETDEVYAQMTLQPLNAQEQKDPYLPAELGVPSRQPTNYFCKTLTASDTSTHGGFSVPRRAAEKVFPPLDYSQQPPAQELMARDLHDNEWKFRHIFRGQPKRHLLTTGWSVFVSAKRLVAGDSVLFIWNDKNQLLLGIRRANRPQTVMPSSVLSSDSMHLGLLAAAAHAAATNSRFTIFYNPRASPSEFVIPLAKYVKAVYHTRVSVGMRFRMLFETEESSVRRYMGTITGICDLDPTRWANSHWRSVKVGWDESTAGERQPRVSLWEIEPLTTFPMYPSPFPLRLKRPWPPGLPSFHGLKEDDMGMSMSSPLMWDRGLQSLNFQGMGVNPWMQPRLDTSGLLGMQNDVYQAMAAAALQDMRGIDPAKAAASLLQFQNSPGFSMQSPSLVQPQMLQQQLSQQQQQLSQQQQQQQQLSQQQQQQLSQQQQQQLSQQQQQQLSQQQQQQAYLGVPETHQPQSQAQSQSNNHLSQQQQQVVDNHNPSASSAAVVSAMSQFGSASQPNTSPLQSMTSLCHQQSFSDTNGGNNPISPLHTLLSNFSQDESSQLLHLTRTNSAMTSSGWPSKRPAVDSSFQHSGAGNNNTQSVLEQLGQSHTSNVPPNAVSLPPFPGGRECSIEQEGSASDPHSHLLFGVNIDSSSLLMPNGMSNLRSIGIEGGDSTTLPFTSSNFNNDFSGNLAMTTPSSCIDESGFLQSSENLGSENPQSNTFVKVYKSGSFGRSLDISKFSSYHELRSELARMFGLEGQLEDPVRSGWQLVFVDRENDVLLLGDDPWPEFVSSVWCIKILSPQEVQQMGKRGLELLNSAPSSNNVDKLPSNGNCDDFGNRSDPRNLGNGIASVGGSFNY; encoded by the exons ATGAGATTATCTTCAGCTGGGTTTAATCCTCAACCTCATGAAG TTACAGGAGAGAAAAGAGTTCTTAATTCTGAGCTCTGGCATGCTTGTGCTGGTCCTCTTGTCTCACTACCTCCTGTTGGAAGCAGAGTTGTGTATTTTCCTCAAGGTCACAGTGAACAG GTTGCTGCTTCGACCAACAAAGAAGTAGATGCTCATATACCAAATTATCCGAGCTTGCATCCGCAGCTTATCTGTCAGCTTCATAATGTTACAATGCAT GCTGATGTGGAGACTGATGAAGTCTATGCACAGATGACTTTGCAACCGTTGAATGCG CAAGAGCAAAAAGATCCTTACCTTCCCGCGGAATTAGGTGTCCCAAGTAGACAGCCTACAAACTATTTCTGTAAAACTCTGACTGCTAGTGATACAAGCACTCACGGAGGTTTTTCTGTACCTCGCCGAGCTGCTGAGAAAGTTTTCCCTCCCTTG GATTACTCGCAGCAGCCACCAGCTCAAGAGTTAATGGCGAGGGATCTGCATGATAATGAATGGAAGTTCAGGCATATTTTCCGAG GCCAACCAAAGAGACATCTCCTTACCACGGGTTGGAGCGTATTTGTGAGTGCTAAAAGGCTTGTTGCTGGTGACTCTGTTCTTTTCATCTG GAACGATAAGAATCAATTACTTCTTGGTATAAGACGAGCCAACCGACCACAAACTGTCATGCCTTCATCTGTTTTGTCAAGTGACAGTATGCATTTAGGCCTTCTTGCTGCAGCAGCTCATGCTGCCGCTACAAACAGCCGATTCACCATCTTCTATAACCCGAG GGCGAGTCCATCAGAGTTTGTTATACCCCTGGCTAAGTATGTGAAAGCGGTTTATCACACTCGCGTCTCTGTTGGTATGCGGTTTAGGATGCTGTTTGAAACTGAAGAATCTAGTGTTCGTCG GTACATGGGTACAATAACTGGCATTTGTGATCTAGATCCTACTCGTTGGGCTAATTCGCATTGGCGATCTGTCAAG GTTGGGTGGGACGAATCTACTGCAGGAGAGAGACAGCCAAGGGTTTCATTGTGGGAGATTGAGCCTTTAACAACATTCCCTATGTATCCATCTCCTTTTCCTCTCAGGCTTAAACGGCCGTGGCCTCCTGGTCTCCCATCTTTCCATG GCCTTAAAGAAGATGATATGGGTATGAGTATGAGTTCACCGCTTATGTGGGATCGAGGACTCCAATCTCTAAACTTTCAAGGTATGGGAGTAAACCCGTGGATGCAGCCGAGACTTGATACGTCGGGCTTGCTTGGTATGCAAAATGATGTGTACCAAGCAATGGCTGCAGCTGCCCTTCAAGACATGAGAGGCATTGATCCTGCAAAAGCTGCTGCTTCACTTCTTCAGTTCCAAAATTCGCCGGGGTTCTCAATGCAATCTCCGTCCTTAGTGCAGCCGCAGATGCTGCAGCAGCAACTCtctcagcagcagcaacaactctctcagcagcagcagcagcagcaacagctctcccaacagcagcagcaacagctctctcaacagcagcagcagcagctctctcaacagcagcagcaacaactctctcagcagcagcagcaacaggcGTATCTTGGCGTTCCTGAAACCCACCAGCCTCAGTCTCAGGCTCAATCACAGTCAAACAATCATCTTtctcagcagcagcagcaagtAGTGGATAATCATAATCCGTCTGCGTCCAGTGCTGCTGTTGTTTCCGCTATGTCTCAATTTGGTTCTGCTTCTCAGCCCAACACGTCACCACTCCAGTCCATGACCTCTCTGTGTCATCAGCAAAGCTTCTCCGATACCAACGGAGGAAACAATCCTATTTCTCCACTTCACACTCTTCTCAGTAACTTCTCTCAAGACGAATCTTCTCAACTGCTCCACCTCACTAGAACAAACTCTGCAATGACTTCATCCGGTTGGCCATCAAAGCGTCCTGCAGTTGATTCATCGTTCCAGCACTCTGGAGCCGGTAATAATAACACTCAATCCGTATTGGAGCAACTGGGACAGTCCCACACAAGCAACGTTCCTCCAAACGCTGTCTCGTTGCCTCCATTTCCCGGTGGTAGAGAGTGCTCGATCGAGCAAGAAGGAAGCGCCTCAGACCCGCATAGCCATCTTCTCTTTGGAGTCAATATagattcatcttctcttttgatGCCGAACGGAATGTCAAACCTTAGAAGCATTGGTATTGAAGGTGGTGACTCCACGACTTTACCCTTCACATCATCTAATTTCAACAATGATTTCTCGGGTAATCTTGCAATGACAACACCTTCTAGTTGCATAGATGAATCGGGTTTTCTACAATCCTCAGAAAACCTCGGTTCCGAGAACCCACAATCTAACACCTTTGTGAAG GTGTACAAGTCAGGGTCTTTTGGAAGATCGTTAGATATATCAAAGTTTAGCAGCTACCACGAGCTGCGAAGCGAGCTTGCTCGCATGTTTGGCCTCGAAGGCCAATTAGAAGACCCTGTGAGATCAGGCTGGCAGCTTGTATTTGTTGACCGAGAGAACGACGTTCTTCTCCTCGGCGATGACCCTTGGCC GGAGTTTGTGAGCAGCGTGTGGTGCATTAAGATACTGTCACCACAAGAAGTGCAACAAATGGGAAAAAGAGGCCTTGAGCTTCTCAACTCCGCGCCATCTTCCAACAATGTCGATAAGCTCCCGAGCAACGGGAACTGTGACGACTTTGGGAACCGGTCAGACCCGAGGAATCTCGGTAACGGTATCGCATCAGTTGGGGGTTCATTCAACTACTAG
- the ARF6 gene encoding auxin response factor 6 (auxin response factor 6 (ARF6); FUNCTIONS IN: sequence-specific DNA binding transcription factor activity; INVOLVED IN: flower development, response to auxin stimulus, regulation of transcription, DNA-dependent; LOCATED IN: nucleus; EXPRESSED IN: 28 plant structures; EXPRESSED DURING: 13 growth stages; CONTAINS InterPro DOMAIN/s: Aux/IAA-ARF-dimerisation (InterPro:IPR011525), Transcriptional factor B3 (InterPro:IPR003340), AUX/IAA protein (InterPro:IPR003311), Auxin response factor (InterPro:IPR010525); BEST Arabidopsis thaliana protein match is: auxin response factor 8 (TAIR:AT5G37020.1); Has 63215 Blast hits to 27346 proteins in 1335 species: Archae - 8; Bacteria - 4193; Metazoa - 21348; Fungi - 6939; Plants - 6324; Viruses - 577; Other Eukaryotes - 23826 (source: NCBI BLink).) translates to MRLSSAGFNPQPHEGEKRVLNSELWHACAGPLVSLPPVGSRVVYFPQGHSEQVAASTNKEVDAHIPNYPSLHPQLICQLHNVTMHADVETDEVYAQMTLQPLNAQEQKDPYLPAELGVPSRQPTNYFCKTLTASDTSTHGGFSVPRRAAEKVFPPLDYSQQPPAQELMARDLHDNEWKFRHIFRGQPKRHLLTTGWSVFVSAKRLVAGDSVLFIWNDKNQLLLGIRRANRPQTVMPSSVLSSDSMHLGLLAAAAHAAATNSRFTIFYNPRASPSEFVIPLAKYVKAVYHTRVSVGMRFRMLFETEESSVRRYMGTITGICDLDPTRWANSHWRSVKVGWDESTAGERQPRVSLWEIEPLTTFPMYPSPFPLRLKRPWPPGLPSFHGLKEDDMGMSMSSPLMWDRGLQSLNFQGMGVNPWMQPRLDTSGLLGMQNDVYQAMAAAALQDMRGIDPAKAAASLLQFQNSPGFSMQSPSLVQPQMLQQQLSQQQQQLSQQQQQQQQLSQQQQQQLSQQQQQQLSQQQQQQLSQQQQQQAYLGVPETHQPQSQAQSQSNNHLSQQQQQVVDNHNPSASSAAVVSAMSQFGSASQPNTSPLQSMTSLCHQQSFSDTNGGNNPISPLHTLLSNFSQDESSQLLHLTRTNSAMTSSGWPSKRPAVDSSFQHSGAGNNNTQSVLEQLGQSHTSNVPPNAVSLPPFPGGRECSIEQEGSASDPHSHLLFGVNIDSSSLLMPNGMSNLRSIGIEGGDSTTLPFTSSNFNNDFSGNLAMTTPSSCIDESGFLQSSENLGSENPQSNTFVKVYKSGSFGRSLDISKFSSYHELRSELARMFGLEGQLEDPVRSGWQLVFVDRENDVLLLGDDPWPEFVSSVWCIKILSPQEVQQMGKRGLELLNSAPSSNNVDKLPSNGNCDDFGNRSDPRNLGNGIASVGGSFNY, encoded by the exons ATGAGATTATCTTCAGCTGGGTTTAATCCTCAACCTCATGAAG GAGAGAAAAGAGTTCTTAATTCTGAGCTCTGGCATGCTTGTGCTGGTCCTCTTGTCTCACTACCTCCTGTTGGAAGCAGAGTTGTGTATTTTCCTCAAGGTCACAGTGAACAG GTTGCTGCTTCGACCAACAAAGAAGTAGATGCTCATATACCAAATTATCCGAGCTTGCATCCGCAGCTTATCTGTCAGCTTCATAATGTTACAATGCAT GCTGATGTGGAGACTGATGAAGTCTATGCACAGATGACTTTGCAACCGTTGAATGCG CAAGAGCAAAAAGATCCTTACCTTCCCGCGGAATTAGGTGTCCCAAGTAGACAGCCTACAAACTATTTCTGTAAAACTCTGACTGCTAGTGATACAAGCACTCACGGAGGTTTTTCTGTACCTCGCCGAGCTGCTGAGAAAGTTTTCCCTCCCTTG GATTACTCGCAGCAGCCACCAGCTCAAGAGTTAATGGCGAGGGATCTGCATGATAATGAATGGAAGTTCAGGCATATTTTCCGAG GCCAACCAAAGAGACATCTCCTTACCACGGGTTGGAGCGTATTTGTGAGTGCTAAAAGGCTTGTTGCTGGTGACTCTGTTCTTTTCATCTG GAACGATAAGAATCAATTACTTCTTGGTATAAGACGAGCCAACCGACCACAAACTGTCATGCCTTCATCTGTTTTGTCAAGTGACAGTATGCATTTAGGCCTTCTTGCTGCAGCAGCTCATGCTGCCGCTACAAACAGCCGATTCACCATCTTCTATAACCCGAG GGCGAGTCCATCAGAGTTTGTTATACCCCTGGCTAAGTATGTGAAAGCGGTTTATCACACTCGCGTCTCTGTTGGTATGCGGTTTAGGATGCTGTTTGAAACTGAAGAATCTAGTGTTCGTCG GTACATGGGTACAATAACTGGCATTTGTGATCTAGATCCTACTCGTTGGGCTAATTCGCATTGGCGATCTGTCAAG GTTGGGTGGGACGAATCTACTGCAGGAGAGAGACAGCCAAGGGTTTCATTGTGGGAGATTGAGCCTTTAACAACATTCCCTATGTATCCATCTCCTTTTCCTCTCAGGCTTAAACGGCCGTGGCCTCCTGGTCTCCCATCTTTCCATG GCCTTAAAGAAGATGATATGGGTATGAGTATGAGTTCACCGCTTATGTGGGATCGAGGACTCCAATCTCTAAACTTTCAAGGTATGGGAGTAAACCCGTGGATGCAGCCGAGACTTGATACGTCGGGCTTGCTTGGTATGCAAAATGATGTGTACCAAGCAATGGCTGCAGCTGCCCTTCAAGACATGAGAGGCATTGATCCTGCAAAAGCTGCTGCTTCACTTCTTCAGTTCCAAAATTCGCCGGGGTTCTCAATGCAATCTCCGTCCTTAGTGCAGCCGCAGATGCTGCAGCAGCAACTCtctcagcagcagcaacaactctctcagcagcagcagcagcagcaacagctctcccaacagcagcagcaacagctctctcaacagcagcagcagcagctctctcaacagcagcagcaacaactctctcagcagcagcagcaacaggcGTATCTTGGCGTTCCTGAAACCCACCAGCCTCAGTCTCAGGCTCAATCACAGTCAAACAATCATCTTtctcagcagcagcagcaagtAGTGGATAATCATAATCCGTCTGCGTCCAGTGCTGCTGTTGTTTCCGCTATGTCTCAATTTGGTTCTGCTTCTCAGCCCAACACGTCACCACTCCAGTCCATGACCTCTCTGTGTCATCAGCAAAGCTTCTCCGATACCAACGGAGGAAACAATCCTATTTCTCCACTTCACACTCTTCTCAGTAACTTCTCTCAAGACGAATCTTCTCAACTGCTCCACCTCACTAGAACAAACTCTGCAATGACTTCATCCGGTTGGCCATCAAAGCGTCCTGCAGTTGATTCATCGTTCCAGCACTCTGGAGCCGGTAATAATAACACTCAATCCGTATTGGAGCAACTGGGACAGTCCCACACAAGCAACGTTCCTCCAAACGCTGTCTCGTTGCCTCCATTTCCCGGTGGTAGAGAGTGCTCGATCGAGCAAGAAGGAAGCGCCTCAGACCCGCATAGCCATCTTCTCTTTGGAGTCAATATagattcatcttctcttttgatGCCGAACGGAATGTCAAACCTTAGAAGCATTGGTATTGAAGGTGGTGACTCCACGACTTTACCCTTCACATCATCTAATTTCAACAATGATTTCTCGGGTAATCTTGCAATGACAACACCTTCTAGTTGCATAGATGAATCGGGTTTTCTACAATCCTCAGAAAACCTCGGTTCCGAGAACCCACAATCTAACACCTTTGTGAAG GTGTACAAGTCAGGGTCTTTTGGAAGATCGTTAGATATATCAAAGTTTAGCAGCTACCACGAGCTGCGAAGCGAGCTTGCTCGCATGTTTGGCCTCGAAGGCCAATTAGAAGACCCTGTGAGATCAGGCTGGCAGCTTGTATTTGTTGACCGAGAGAACGACGTTCTTCTCCTCGGCGATGACCCTTGGCC GGAGTTTGTGAGCAGCGTGTGGTGCATTAAGATACTGTCACCACAAGAAGTGCAACAAATGGGAAAAAGAGGCCTTGAGCTTCTCAACTCCGCGCCATCTTCCAACAATGTCGATAAGCTCCCGAGCAACGGGAACTGTGACGACTTTGGGAACCGGTCAGACCCGAGGAATCTCGGTAACGGTATCGCATCAGTTGGGGGTTCATTCAACTACTAG